CCGGGACTGCTCTGGCGAATACTGCCGGCATACCACCCGAGTGAGTGAAGATTACAGGCACTTCCCTGTTCAGTTTCCCTGTGCGGGCAAGCTCGAACAATCCGTACATCGCCTTGCCCGTATATACCTGATCGAGGATCATTGCTTCGAGGTTTGCACAAACGACACTTGCTTCCTCTGCGCCTTTCACCGGAACTGCGTATCTATCGTAATACTCGTCATAAATCTGAAGTTTTGTTTCAGAGTAAGCGGGATCAATGCCAAGTAACCGGCAGCTTTCTGTCATCAATTCTCTCGTCCGCTTTTCAATAAATTCTTTGTTGTGTGAAACACTTATTCCTAGAATTTTTGCTTTTGGCATGTAAATTGCGGCACCAAGGGCAACTCCCGCATACATGCCGCACGAACTGACTGTAAGCACCACCTGAACTGGCAGGTCTCCGAACTGGTCTGCGATTTCTTTCATCGCTGCAACATACCCGATTGCTCCGAGCGGAGTGGACGCCCCCATAATTATTGTGTATGGTTTCTTCCCTGCAGCAGTGAGTTCGTCCGACCAGTTGTACATTTCGCGGTTCAGTACCTCTTCATCACAACTTCCGACGATATATCGAATATCCGCTCCATATAACGCATCCAAAAGGAGGTTCCCTTTCAGTTCATCCACATCGTCTCCACCGAGGACGAGTTTGATATCCAGTCCGGTTTTCCGGCATGCTGCCGCAGTCATCCTTGCATGATTCGACTGGGTGGCTCCAACCGTAATAACTGTATCGCACCCCACTTCAAGTGCCGCAGCAAGTTCAAATTCAAGTTTTCTTACCTTGTTTCCTCCCAGTGCAAGACCCGTCATGTCGTCTCTCTTTATGAGGAGCGATTTTAAGCCAAGGTGTTTGGCGAGTGCGGGTGCTTCTTCAAGCGGGGTTGGAAGTGTTGCCAGACTTATCCGTGGGATGTTTTCAAACATTTTCTATTTCCATTTTTAATTTGAATGCGACAAAAATAGTGAAAAACAGTGAAACACCCCCGCCGGCTTCCCAAAACACTTAATCTACATTAAGAGAATTTCATAATCCAGTTCATCGTTTCGCGGCTGTACATCTCCGTAAGTTTGTACAGTTAATTTTTGAAAACAAGGAATTAAAATCATGGCAAGCACAATTTTACATAAGTCAGCGACGCGAGGTCTTGCAAGCCACGGATGGCTTGTAAGCCGCCACACTTTTAGTTTCGCTAACTACTACGACCCCGAGAGAATGAATTTCGGTACGCTCCGTGTTCTTAATGATGATTTTGTTGCACCGGGCATGGGATTTGGTACACACCCGCACGACAACATGGAAATCATTTCCATTCCTTTGGAAGGCGATCTTGAACATAAAGACAGTATGGGAAATACCACTGTAATAAAGAACGGTGATATACAGGTTATGAGTGCCGGCACAGGTATCAGGCACAGCGAATATAACAAGAATAAAGAGGTGCCGGTAAAATTTTTACAGATTTGGGTTTTCCCGGACAAGAGAAATGTAATTCCAAGATATGATCAGATTACACTGAATGCAGAGGACAGGAAGAACCGCTTCCAGCAGATTCTTTCCCCGTCCGCCGATGATGAGGGTGTCTGGATAAATCAAAACGCCTGGTTTCACATGGCTGATCTCGAAAAAGGGACCAAAATTGAATACAATATCAAAGGCGAAGGAAACGGACTCTATGTTTTCGTTCTCAATGGAGATGTAACAGTGGAAGGTCAAGCCCTCTCAACAAGAGACGGCTACGGCTTGTGGGACACAAAAACAGTAAATTTTTCAGCAGATTCAAATACTTCCCTCCTTTTGATGGAAGTTCCAATGACAGTTTAATTATCAAAAAAAACAAACAATAAAAAAACCGGAGAAAAACACAATGGCAAAGTCAACATGGTCAATCGACCCAACACATTC
The sequence above is a segment of the Bacteroidota bacterium genome. Coding sequences within it:
- a CDS encoding D-cysteine desulfhydrase family protein, with the translated sequence MFENIPRISLATLPTPLEEAPALAKHLGLKSLLIKRDDMTGLALGGNKVRKLEFELAAALEVGCDTVITVGATQSNHARMTAAACRKTGLDIKLVLGGDDVDELKGNLLLDALYGADIRYIVGSCDEEVLNREMYNWSDELTAAGKKPYTIIMGASTPLGAIGYVAAMKEIADQFGDLPVQVVLTVSSCGMYAGVALGAAIYMPKAKILGISVSHNKEFIEKRTRELMTESCRLLGIDPAYSETKLQIYDEYYDRYAVPVKGAEEASVVCANLEAMILDQVYTGKAMYGLFELARTGKLNREVPVIFTHSGGMPAVFARAVPAGDNKNFRRIWV
- a CDS encoding pirin family protein; the protein is MASTILHKSATRGLASHGWLVSRHTFSFANYYDPERMNFGTLRVLNDDFVAPGMGFGTHPHDNMEIISIPLEGDLEHKDSMGNTTVIKNGDIQVMSAGTGIRHSEYNKNKEVPVKFLQIWVFPDKRNVIPRYDQITLNAEDRKNRFQQILSPSADDEGVWINQNAWFHMADLEKGTKIEYNIKGEGNGLYVFVLNGDVTVEGQALSTRDGYGLWDTKTVNFSADSNTSLLLMEVPMTV